A region of the Leptolyngbya subtilissima AS-A7 genome:
AATGCCTATTTTCTTCTGGCAATTATGACCTCAACGCCTAGTTCTAATGGTTTGCGCACCTCTAGACGGCGATCGCTGCCCTGGCAGGCTCTGGTAGATGCCGCCATGCTGCTGCTGTGGGGGCTAATGCTGCTGCGCTTTACGGTGACAGGTAAACTCTACCTTCTGCTGCACCCCGACTACATGTGGCTGGCTCACCTGGCCATGGTGCTGCTGTTGGCCATGGGAGTGAGCCGTCTAGTACAGGTGGGGCTTAGCTACCGCCAGGGAACCGGGCAAACCATTCGCAGTCAAGAACATACGGCTCTGCTGCCGCGACAGTTTAGCGTGGCTCTGCTGATTGCCATCGCCGTGTTTGGGTTGGTTTACACGCCACGCCCCTTTGCCAGTGAGACCGCCTTTCAGCGAGGTATTACCGATGTGCTGGGGCAAACGCGATCGCGGCCCCAGCGGTTTTCCCTCGGCGGCGAGTCTGAGGAGCGCACCATTGTCGACTGGGTGCGTACCCTCAACGTCTACCCCGAGCCCGACGCCTACGCGGGCCAGACCGCCCAGGTAAGCGGGTTTGTCACCCATATTCCCGGCTGGCCCGACGAGTTTGTGATGATTTCGCGGTTTGTGCTCACCTGCTGCGCCGCCGATGCATACCCCGTCGGCCTGCCGGTAGAGCTGCCCGCTGGCACCGCCCGGCCCGCCCCCGACACCTGGCTTGAGGTCAAGGGCAAGATGCAAACCAGCACCCTCGACGGCAAACGCCAGCTTGCCATTGGCGACCCGACCCTGACCGAAATCCCTGAACCCCGCACCCCCTACGAATATTAGCCATGGCCCGTCGCCGCTCTCGCCGCTCTCGCTCCCAACCCCTCGATCGCCTGGCAACGATGATCATTGCCGGTCTCTCGCTGGCCCTGGGGCTGCTGATACTCTCGGGCGACCACGCCACGGCGCGGGTGCGCGACTTCACCTGGCAAGACCGCCAGGTGGGGGCCGAAGACCAGGCCTTTTTGCTCACCTTTAGCCGCCCCATGGATGTGGCTAGCGTGGAACAAAACCTCACTTTAGACCCGCCCCTGCCGGGCAAGGTGAGCTGGGCAGGACGGCGCATGGCCTACACTCTGACTGAACCACTACCCTATGGGGAGACGTTCAGCGTGAGGTTGAAGGGCGCGCGCGATCGCTACGCCGCAGCCACCGATGGCTCTAGCCGATTTGAGCCCTTTCAGAGCCAGTTTGAAACTCGCCCCCGCGCCTTTTTATACATTGGGGCCGAGGGTGACGAAGCCAATCGCCTAGTGCTGGCCGACTTAAGCCGCCAGGAGCGCACTATTCTAACCCCAAAAAACCTGTCGGTGATGACCTTTAAGCCCTACCCACTGGGCGACAAGGTGCTCTTTTCGGCCAGCGACACTAGCCAGGCCGGTAGCCTGCTCAACCAGCAAATTTACACCGTCACCACGGGCCTCACGCCCCGCCCGCCTATCGACTTTGCCGCCCAGCGCCCGCCCCTATGGCAGCAGCTCTGGCCCCAGAAGAAAGTCGTTCCATCGGGGGAAACCGCCCTGGTGCTCGACAACAGCGCCTACCAAAACCTCAAGTTTGACCTCTCCGCCGACGGGCAAACCATTGTGGTGCAGCGGGTCAACCAGCAAAACCCCGCCGACTTTGGTCCCTGGGTAGTGCGTCAGGGGTCAGATCCTCAGCCGATCGAAACCGAACCCGGCGGCGATTTCTTAATTGCCCCCGACAGCCAGTCGCTGCTGCTGCTCCAGGGCCAGGGCACCGCCATTATCGATCTGGGCTCAGAAAAAGGTTCAGAGAAAGCTCGCGGCCCCAGTCAGCCTCTCGACTTTTTGCCCAACTACGGGCGAGTGCTCGATCTGGCCGCCGATGGTTCGGCTGCCGCCATGGTCAATTTCAACCAAGATGACCCCAAGAAGCGTTTTACTGAATCGCTGTTTTTAGTTACCAATCAGGGCCTAGAAGAAGAACTATTGCAGGTGAGTGGGGCCATTCTCGATGCCCAATTCGACCCCACCCGCCAGGTTCTCTACGTGCTGGCCAGTGAGCTGGTCCAGGCTCCACCGGATCCTGATACTTTGCAGTCGGAAGACGCCTACGCTGAGCAACCACTGTTGCTGGCCATTACCTTGTCCAACGGCAAGGCCAACCCGCTGCTGCGCCTGCCTCAGCAGCAGCGCATTCACATGAGCGTGGCCCCCGACGGGCGATCGCTCCTGATTGACCTAGATGGTCAAACCACCCCCGAGGGCGAAACCGGTGCGCCTATCATCTGGAACTTACCTCTGGTTCACCCAGCGGTCTCCCTCGACGCCGCTGAATCTGCAGAAGGTGCCAACACTACGCCAAGTGCAGATGAAGCCGAGGCCAGCGATGCTTCTGGCATGCCTACAGTCACCGATCCAGAGGAGTTTCCCTTTAGCGGCCTCCAGGCCACCTGGTTGCCTTAGAAAGCGGTTATCTGGATGCCCCTGGCTCCTGGCTGACAATCCCTGACCACTGCACCTGCTTTTCTCCCGTGCGGCGGTAAGAGAAAAAGCGGTCTGCTTCTTGAAAGGTGCAATAAGGTGCGATCGCCACCTGCTCCTGACTCAGCCCCAGCTGCTCGAGCTGCCATCGATTCGCCAGCCGCACGTCTAGCCGTACCTTGCCGGGGGCGTCATCCTCAAGCACAGGAGCATTTTCGCGCCGTTGCAGGTCTGCCACCACCGCTTCGTCGTTATCACTGGGCTGAGACATAATCGTGCGCCCCACCGCTGCGGCCACATCCACAGAAACCTGGTAGACATCCCCCGCGATCGCCGGGCCAATCGCCACCACCAAATCTTCCAACCGGCTGCCCTGGGCCTGCAGCTTGCCCACCGCCACCGGCACGATCGCCTGGGCCGTGCCCCGCCAGCCCGCGTGGATAGCCGAGACCTGGCCGGTAGCGCGATCGCCGATTAGCACCGGGCTACAGTCTGCCGAGCAGACCCAGAGGGATTGAAGCGGGCGATCGCTCAACAGACCGTCGGCCTCAGCCTTCTCCTCTGAATCGGGAACTGGCAGATCAGCAGAGGTTAGCACCCGGTTGCCATGAACCTGCTTCACTCGCTGCACCGTCGCCGTTGCGTCGAGGGCCGCTGTCAGAGTCTCTGGAGTTTGGGGCCAAAACTGTCGGGTAAAAAAGCCGTGGGGCCAAGGTTGAAGTAGATCACAGGTGAGAAACGCCTGCCCTTGCCAAGTCTGCCAATGCCAATTTGCCATGTCGCCCCCCGCGGCGGTTGTATGCCTGTACGCTGCCATAGCGCTCCCAACTCTATCCGGCAACGCAGAAACCGCCAATGTAGAGAAAGCGTTAAGTTGCAGCGCCGTTCTATCAAGTTCTATTTTGTAGTTCCCTTAACCATCTCCGCAGATTTCCTGGGGTGGTAGCGTAATCAGTACTAGTCAAAGACCTATCCTAATTTCTACATAAAATTCTAGGACGATTAGCGGGTGAACCTAGACCGACTTCGCCAAGCCCTCCTACAGCCATCCAAAAATCTGGGGATAATGCCTGACTATCAGGCATTGCGCCCTCGTTTTCACCTTCACTGGACCGAGCACATCGACTCTACCAACCGAGCGCTGGTGGCCATGATGGCCGATGGCGCTCCGGCGGGTACAGTGCTGATAGCAACCACCCAGCAGGCTGGGCGAGGTCAGTGGGGGCGGCAGTGGCAGTCTCTTCCCGGAGGGCTGTACCTGTCGCTGGGGCTCAAGCCCGATTTGCCGGCCTCTCGTAGCCCATACCTCACCTTGGCCAGTGCCTGGGGTGTGGCCACCAGCCTGGCCAACCTGGGGCTACCGGTGCAGGTTAAATGGCCCAACGATTTGGTTGCAGGCGGTAAAAAGCTGGGCGGTCTGCTGGCCGAAACTCACTTAGAGAGCGGCCGGGTACAAACCGTGGTGATTGGTTTGGGGCTAAATGGGTTTAATCCAGTTCCCGAAACCGGCACTTCGATTCAGGCGCTGATTCAACCGGAATTGCCCCTTGGCCCTTTGAATACCTTGGAGGGCCTGGCCGCGATCGCCCTCTACGGTCTCATGCAGGGCTATCTCCACTGGCAAAACCAGGGAGACGACGCCTTTCTAATCGATTACCAAACTCGCCTAGCTAACTTGGGTCAGGGTCTGATCGTAGAAGGTAAAGCGGCAGAGGTCATCGGAATAGCGCCATCGGGTAATCTGCGGGTACGCCTAGCAGCTGCCCATGGCGAGGCGCCAGCGCTCAAGACGCTGGATATTGAACCAGGTAAAGTAACTTTGGGCTACAATGCGTAGCGGCTGATTATATGGTGAAAAGAAATAACACAGAGTCTATTCGAGCGGATAAACTCTCCGGAGTGTATCCTTCAGTAGCCTGGCTACAGATAGCACTGCTCGTGGGGGGCATGGGGCTAACCCAAAACGGATTAGCCATTGCCGGAACTCCTGACACCCCTGACCCGTCTGAGCAAGATGTGCCAGTTGAAACCTCAGCTGACTATCTCAAGCCGACGAATAGCAGTAGTGCCCACAGGGCTAGTAGCCCTCAAGCGACTCTAAGTTTGCCTGCACCCTCCGTAGCACAGCCTGAGTTTACGCCTCAGCGCCCGTCTACCTCAGCCGTTGTGACATCACCCCCTCCAGCGAGTTCGCCGATGTTCTCTCCGGTTCCCCCGCCGCCCCCAGCGGCTATCACCGTTACTGTTCCGGCCACCCCTACGGCCTCCACCATGGCAGAGAGCTTGCTGAAGCCCGCTATTGCCGCTACGCCCGGTGAAGCAGTTGAAATTGAGGTTCCCGCCGCGGTTAGTACCCCCGAGCCAGTTCCTGCAGAAGCCCCCGCCACCGTAGTACCGGAAGCCGTAGTGCCCGAAGCCATCGCCGCCGATGAGTCGGTGCCTGCAGGCTACAACAGTGTTTTTGTTGACCCCACCGATTACAGCCTAGGGGCAACCCAGGCTCCCGCAGCTCGACCCGGCGGCTCTCCCAATGTGGTCTTTGCAGAACGCTCTAGCGGCTGCCAAATTACCGTCGCCGCAGGGCAAAGCAGCCCCAGTGCGGCATGTGGTGCCTCCAGCGCTGGCGCTGCCAGCGCCTCAGCCTCCCAAGGTGCTGGCGCTGCCAGCGCTGGTCAGGGTGAAATTCGGGTTGGCCCCATTGCCGTCAGTTCCCAAGGAGTGCGGTTAGGCAGCACCACCATCGTCAGCCGAGAAGCCCTCAACGAAAAGCTACGCCCCCTCAACGTACTGCGGCGCGGCAACGAAGAATACGTGTTTCCGTTGTCAGTGCCCGCATCAATTTCATCGTTGTTTGGCTGGCGGATGCACCCCGTCGCCCAAAGCTGGCGCTTCCACTCAGGGACTGACCTTGCAGCCCCCATGGGCACTCCGGTGCTGGCAACTCGGGCTGGGCGCGTCTCAGTATCAGATTTTTTGGGCGGCTACGGCTTGACCGTCATCATGCGCCATGACGACGACAAGCTTGAGTCTCGCTACGCCCACCTCTCTCAGCTCGCTGTAGAGGCTGGGGAATGGGTGGAGCAGGGCGAGGTGGTTGGTTTGGTAGGCAGCACTGGTACCTCCACCGGCCCTCACCTACACTTTGAGCTGCGTCAGCTCACCGGCGAAGGTTGGGTTGCAGTAGATCCGGTTGAGGTCCTTGAATATGGTGTAGCCAACCTGCTGGAGATCATCGACAACCCGATGCTGGCTCTAGGTCAAGGGACTGCGAAGGCAGCAGAAACCGAAACTGCTCTGCCCACTGAGTATCCCTTCCGCCCTGCACAGCCCAATGCCAGCTAGATTGGCGCTGCTGGTTGGGTTGCTGCTAGAGAGATTGGGATAGCCGCTCGCTATGGGCTACGTCTTTGAGCATCAGGTGCGGTTTCACGAAACTGACGGGGCCGGGGTGGTCTATTTTGCCAACGAGTTGGTGATGTGCCATGCCGCCTATGAAGCCTCCCTGGGGGCGGCGGGGCTGGATGTGGGGGCATTCTTTCGAGCTGAAACCCTGGCCTATCCCATTGTCCATACCAGCATGGATTACCGACGTCCGCTGCGATGCGGCGATCGCGTCACAATTCACCTCACCCCCACCCGTCTAGACGACAGCAGCTTTGAAATCCAATATCAGCTAATGCTCAAGGATACAGCAGCGGCCAGGGCCGTTACTCGCCACGTCTGTATTGAGGTAGCGAACCGCCTCCGCAGTCCGCTGCCCACGGAGATGGAGCAGTGGCTTGCCCAATGGAGCGATCGCCTCTCTCAGACTGGAGAGGGCCAGTGATGGAGGGGACCTGGCAGGAGTGGCTTTTTGTAGGAGGGTATGTGGGGTTTTTGGTGGCGATCGCCGTCCTCGTCCTCACCACTCGCTCACAGCCGTAGCTCAAAGCATCTCGCGTGGCCGCTCTAGTTTTGGAATTTACTACTGCCGCCATCAAGCAAAGCTACTGGGCTAGGGAGCATCCAAAATTGCCTCGAAAAATCGGCTCTGGTGATCTCGGTTTCTTCAAGGATAGCCCGCAGCAGAATGGTGTTAATCAGCACAGCACTGTTCAAGTTACTGCGGGTGCAGCATACCGGTGGTGAAGTCAGCCCCGTGGAAGTCGGCTTGAGCAACCCACGGATTCCTGTAGGAACACCCAGATTTTGTAAGCCTTTCTTAAAGTCCGCCGTGTTGTTTCCGTAAATTCGCGGTGGTGCTCTCCCCATACAGCGCTCGGTTCGATAACCTAATTACAAGCGCTAAAAGGGCGGCTTAAATTTAGCTTAAACGTCAAATAGGCGTCTCCTGATGGGGTTCCCCCCGGCTACGGCCGGGGGTTTTTATTTGGGGTACGATTGGTTATCACGAAGGGTCATTGTCTGAGATTTCACAGAGCCTAAGATTTCACCGATCAATTGTACGAAGCGAGGTGCTGATTGGGAAATCCGGAGACAGCGAGATCAAGACCTGGATTTAGTGGGCACCCTCGGGTATTCACCCTTGACTCTGGACACAGTTGCCCACCATGTATGTTCAGATGACCTTTCAAGTTGGCATCCTGGCACTGGCGGCAGCGATCAACGCTTTGGTCACCAGCATGGCTTGGCATCGCCGGGGGTCGACCCTGGCGCGACAGTATTTCTCGTGGATGATGGCGGCGGCGACCTTTTACGCAGCGGTAGCGGCCATGGAGGCTGGGTCGATTGGCCTGGCGAACAAAATCTTTTGGTCCACGCTGGAATATGTGGGCACAGGCGGCATCATCATTTTCTTTGTGCTCTTTACCGAAGCTTACGTCCACGGGCGATCGCGCTTTGCCCGGCGCCGGCTAATCTTGCTTAGCCTCTGGCCCCTGATCAACATCGCCTTGGTAGCCACCAACACCTGGCATCGGTGGGTCTGGGCAGACGTGGTGCTGGCGGCCCCACCCAGCAATAGCGCTATCTACAGCCATGGCCCTGGCTATGCTTTTGTGCTGGCCTGCCTCTATCTCTATAGCCTGTGGGGGATTCATCTGCTGGGGCGGGCCTCCCTCAGTGGCGGGCCGCTGCACCAACGACAGGCGCGATGGCTGCTGGCGGGGGCGTTGTTCCCCTACCTAGGTGGCACACTCTACTCCCTTAAGCTCACCCCGGCAGACCTAAACCTGACCCCGATGTCGTTTATGGCTACGGGGCTGCTGTGTTTCTGGGGGCTATTTCGCATGGGAGTGTTCGAGGCGATTCCCATCGCCCGCGAAACGCTAATTGAGCACCTGCATGACGGCGTCATCGTAGTGAATTTGGAGCACCAACTTATCGATATCAATCCCCAGGGGCGATCGCTGACCAGGCTCAAGGGCAGCGCTGTGGGGAGATCCATCCACATTGCCCTATCCGACATTCCAGAGTTCCTGCACCACTACGACCAAGGCACCGAAACGCCCTTTTGTCTTTGGACCGACTCCCACAACACCTGCCATATCACTGTGCAAAGTTCCGCCTTAAAAGACTACCGTGGTAAAATCCACGGGCGATTGCTGGTACTGCACGACACCACCCAACAGTACCTCTCGGAGCTAAAACTACGCCAGGCCAATACCCGTCTCAGTCTCCAGTTGCAAGAGATCGAGGGTCTCCAGGTCAAACTTAAAACCCAGGCCAGTCGAGATCATCTCACCGGGCTTTTTAACCGCCACCATCTCCACGAAACTCTGCCTCAGGTACTCCTTCAGGCTCGCCAGAATGCCTATTCCGTAGCGTTTATCATGCTCGATATTGATTACTTCAAACGGGTCAACGATACCTTTGGGCACCAGGCTGGCGATCTGCTGATTCAGGCATTCAGCCAAATTCTGCTGGTACAGATCCAAGAGGGCGAGACCGCCTACCGCCTGGGCGGAGAAGAATTCTTGCTGATTTTGCCCCATGCGACCCTAGAGAGCGGGATACAACGGGCTAACCACATTCGGCAGGAGTTCAACGTCTCGGCTTTGCCCTGGAACGGGACGGACATCCGCACTACGGTATCTGGCGGCGTTGCCACTTTCCCTAATCATGCTATCCAAGCAGACGATTTGCTCCACGCTGTCGATTTGGCTCTGTACGCAGCTAAAAAATCAGGCCGCAATCAAATTACCTGCTTCAACCCTCGCATCCATCAGCCCAGTTCGGTCTAAGGCCAAATTAAATCTGCTTACCCTCAATTCATTGCTCCAAGAGCGCAATGTTGTCAAAATACAGAGACAATTGCCATACAAACCTCAACGTAGCGGTCTCATTTTTGATGAATACAGTCACCGGTGTTGGTCTTTTCCTCGCCCTCTTGGCCGGAGGCGGAGCCCTCTACCTCCTTAC
Encoded here:
- a CDS encoding TIGR03943 family putative permease subunit: MTSTPSSNGLRTSRRRSLPWQALVDAAMLLLWGLMLLRFTVTGKLYLLLHPDYMWLAHLAMVLLLAMGVSRLVQVGLSYRQGTGQTIRSQEHTALLPRQFSVALLIAIAVFGLVYTPRPFASETAFQRGITDVLGQTRSRPQRFSLGGESEERTIVDWVRTLNVYPEPDAYAGQTAQVSGFVTHIPGWPDEFVMISRFVLTCCAADAYPVGLPVELPAGTARPAPDTWLEVKGKMQTSTLDGKRQLAIGDPTLTEIPEPRTPYEY
- a CDS encoding Ig-like domain-containing protein codes for the protein MARRRSRRSRSQPLDRLATMIIAGLSLALGLLILSGDHATARVRDFTWQDRQVGAEDQAFLLTFSRPMDVASVEQNLTLDPPLPGKVSWAGRRMAYTLTEPLPYGETFSVRLKGARDRYAAATDGSSRFEPFQSQFETRPRAFLYIGAEGDEANRLVLADLSRQERTILTPKNLSVMTFKPYPLGDKVLFSASDTSQAGSLLNQQIYTVTTGLTPRPPIDFAAQRPPLWQQLWPQKKVVPSGETALVLDNSAYQNLKFDLSADGQTIVVQRVNQQNPADFGPWVVRQGSDPQPIETEPGGDFLIAPDSQSLLLLQGQGTAIIDLGSEKGSEKARGPSQPLDFLPNYGRVLDLAADGSAAAMVNFNQDDPKKRFTESLFLVTNQGLEEELLQVSGAILDAQFDPTRQVLYVLASELVQAPPDPDTLQSEDAYAEQPLLLAITLSNGKANPLLRLPQQQRIHMSVAPDGRSLLIDLDGQTTPEGETGAPIIWNLPLVHPAVSLDAAESAEGANTTPSADEAEASDASGMPTVTDPEEFPFSGLQATWLP
- the pgeF gene encoding peptidoglycan editing factor PgeF, giving the protein MANWHWQTWQGQAFLTCDLLQPWPHGFFTRQFWPQTPETLTAALDATATVQRVKQVHGNRVLTSADLPVPDSEEKAEADGLLSDRPLQSLWVCSADCSPVLIGDRATGQVSAIHAGWRGTAQAIVPVAVGKLQAQGSRLEDLVVAIGPAIAGDVYQVSVDVAAAVGRTIMSQPSDNDEAVVADLQRRENAPVLEDDAPGKVRLDVRLANRWQLEQLGLSQEQVAIAPYCTFQEADRFFSYRRTGEKQVQWSGIVSQEPGASR
- a CDS encoding biotin--[acetyl-CoA-carboxylase] ligase; this encodes MPDYQALRPRFHLHWTEHIDSTNRALVAMMADGAPAGTVLIATTQQAGRGQWGRQWQSLPGGLYLSLGLKPDLPASRSPYLTLASAWGVATSLANLGLPVQVKWPNDLVAGGKKLGGLLAETHLESGRVQTVVIGLGLNGFNPVPETGTSIQALIQPELPLGPLNTLEGLAAIALYGLMQGYLHWQNQGDDAFLIDYQTRLANLGQGLIVEGKAAEVIGIAPSGNLRVRLAAAHGEAPALKTLDIEPGKVTLGYNA
- a CDS encoding M23 family metallopeptidase, with the protein product MVKRNNTESIRADKLSGVYPSVAWLQIALLVGGMGLTQNGLAIAGTPDTPDPSEQDVPVETSADYLKPTNSSSAHRASSPQATLSLPAPSVAQPEFTPQRPSTSAVVTSPPPASSPMFSPVPPPPPAAITVTVPATPTASTMAESLLKPAIAATPGEAVEIEVPAAVSTPEPVPAEAPATVVPEAVVPEAIAADESVPAGYNSVFVDPTDYSLGATQAPAARPGGSPNVVFAERSSGCQITVAAGQSSPSAACGASSAGAASASASQGAGAASAGQGEIRVGPIAVSSQGVRLGSTTIVSREALNEKLRPLNVLRRGNEEYVFPLSVPASISSLFGWRMHPVAQSWRFHSGTDLAAPMGTPVLATRAGRVSVSDFLGGYGLTVIMRHDDDKLESRYAHLSQLAVEAGEWVEQGEVVGLVGSTGTSTGPHLHFELRQLTGEGWVAVDPVEVLEYGVANLLEIIDNPMLALGQGTAKAAETETALPTEYPFRPAQPNAS
- a CDS encoding acyl-CoA thioesterase; this translates as MGYVFEHQVRFHETDGAGVVYFANELVMCHAAYEASLGAAGLDVGAFFRAETLAYPIVHTSMDYRRPLRCGDRVTIHLTPTRLDDSSFEIQYQLMLKDTAAARAVTRHVCIEVANRLRSPLPTEMEQWLAQWSDRLSQTGEGQ
- a CDS encoding pentapeptide repeat-containing protein, producing MGRAPPRIYGNNTADFKKGLQNLGVPTGIRGLLKPTSTGLTSPPVCCTRSNLNSAVLINTILLRAILEETEITRADFSRQFWMLPSPVALLDGGSSKFQN
- a CDS encoding sensor domain-containing diguanylate cyclase; translated protein: MTFQVGILALAAAINALVTSMAWHRRGSTLARQYFSWMMAAATFYAAVAAMEAGSIGLANKIFWSTLEYVGTGGIIIFFVLFTEAYVHGRSRFARRRLILLSLWPLINIALVATNTWHRWVWADVVLAAPPSNSAIYSHGPGYAFVLACLYLYSLWGIHLLGRASLSGGPLHQRQARWLLAGALFPYLGGTLYSLKLTPADLNLTPMSFMATGLLCFWGLFRMGVFEAIPIARETLIEHLHDGVIVVNLEHQLIDINPQGRSLTRLKGSAVGRSIHIALSDIPEFLHHYDQGTETPFCLWTDSHNTCHITVQSSALKDYRGKIHGRLLVLHDTTQQYLSELKLRQANTRLSLQLQEIEGLQVKLKTQASRDHLTGLFNRHHLHETLPQVLLQARQNAYSVAFIMLDIDYFKRVNDTFGHQAGDLLIQAFSQILLVQIQEGETAYRLGGEEFLLILPHATLESGIQRANHIRQEFNVSALPWNGTDIRTTVSGGVATFPNHAIQADDLLHAVDLALYAAKKSGRNQITCFNPRIHQPSSV